CTCCTGAGGCGCTGACCGGCGGGGTCTCGTTGGGGTCCCTTGGCTTGGGCGCCGGGGGGTCGACGTACATCACGCGCTCCTTTCCGGCGTGCCCGGGTCGATCTCGCCCTGCGGGCCGTCCGGCCGGATGTCCCTGGGGGCCCACTCGCCCCTGCCGTACTCGCCCGGCGGGACCTCGACCGAGGGCATGTCGAGGGGCTGGATGTCGCGGTGGTGCTCCACGACCGTCCCCAGCGCGTCCAGGCTGGGCGGTGTGACGTCCACGGAGACGACGTCGCTGCCGTCGTTCGCCCAGGCGGCGACGTTCGATGCCGCGGTGTCCCGCCCGTACGCGATCTGCATCTGGATCGAGGGGTTGGTCGGCGGGACGGAGACGGGCGCCCCTCGGCCTCCCGTCGTCTGGCCGTCCTTCTGACCGGCCCCACCTTGACCGGCCCCATCTTGACCGGCCCCATCTTGACCGGCGCCGTCGCCCGATGGGCTGTCGGGTGCGGTGCTTCCTGGCGTGGTGTCGCCGTTGGAGGCGCAGGCGTCGTCGTTCGTGCCGGCGGTGGGGGCCGTGCCGTCCGTCGGTGTGGTGTCGTGGCCGGACGTCTCCGACAGACCCGGCATGTCCAGCGGTGGGATCTCGCGGTGGTGGCCCACCACCGTCTTCAGCGCGTCCGGGCCAGGCGGGTCGGTGCCGGCGGAGACCACGTCGCTGCCGTCGTTCGCCCAGGCGTTGACGTCGGCCGTGTGGGTGGTCGCGGTGTCGGCGGGGAGGTGCGGCATGTCCGCCGGCTGCACCTTGTCGGCGTTCTCGAGCAGGTCCTCCAGTTGCTCGGCCGTGGGCGGGTCGATGGGGATCTGCAGGACCTTGACGCCGTCGACCTCCACGATCTGCGGCTTGGTCACGTCCTGGTGGTCCTGGGCCGGGGTGCCGGTCGTCGCACCGCCGTCGGCCTCGGCGCCGCGGTCGCGCCGGCTGTCCAGGGCGTCGTCCTTGGGCTGATCAGTGGGCAGGTCGACGGACTGGTCGCCGGTCCTGCGGTCGGTCCCGGCATCCTGGTCGGCTCCGGTGTCCTGGCCGGTCCCTGTGTCCTTGGCGCCGTCGCACGTTTTCCCGTCACCATCGGCATCCGTCTTGCCGTCGGCGTCCGCCTTGGGCTGATCACCCGTCTTGCCGTCCGCGTCCGCCTTGGGCCGATCACCCGTCTTGCCGTCCGCGTCCGCCTTGGGCCGATCACCCGTCTTGCCATCGGCGTCCGCCTTGGGCCGATCACCCGTCTTGCCGTCCGCGTCCGCCTTGGGACCGTCTCCGGTCCTGGTCTCCTCGCCCGTCTTGGTGTCGTCGTTCTTCGGCGGGGTCCCGTCGGACCGCGGATTGTCGTACTTGTTCTGGTCCCCGCGCACATCCTTGGGCTCGTCGCCCCGCGGCCGGTCGACCCGTTTCTCCAGCACCCCGAGCCGGACGTTGACGTCCTTGACCATCGTGTCAGCCGAATCCGCGACCTGGGCGGGGCGGTGGGTGGTCACGGCGGACAGCCCGGCCCGGTGCATGGCGAGCCTGACCCGGTCCTCGGCCGCACGCAGCTGCGTGGCCGCGTGTTTCACCTCGGCCAGCAGGTCGCGGACCAGCTTGGGATCCATGCCGTCGAACTTGCCCATGGGCCACTCCCGGACGTAATCGCCGCTCCGGGGCTCACCGTAATGTCGGCCGGAGCGCGATCGCAGCCGGGATAAGCAGACGGTATACGTCAGTCCTCGGTGGCGACGTACCCGATGATGCCGCGCAGCTTCTCCACCGGGATCGCCCCGCGACGCAGCAGCCTGGGCACGGCCGTGGTGAGGTCGAGGATGGTGGAGGGCGTGTTGTCGGTGGTCTTGCCGCCGTCGAGGTAGACGTCGACCGAGTCCCCGAGCTGCTCCTCCGCCTCGTCCGCCGTGGTGGCGGCGGGGGCGCCGGAGCGGTTGGCGCTGGAGACGGCCATGGGGCCGGTCTCCTTGAGCAGGTCGAGCGCCACCGGGTGGAGCGGCATGCGTACGGCCACCGTGCCCTTGGTCTCCCCCAGGTCCCAGGAAAGGGCCCTGTTGGCCTTGCAGATGAGCGTGAGCGGCCCGGGCCAGAAGGCGTCTATCAGATCCTGCCCGTACGGCCCGAGGTCGTCTATGAGCGCTGTGGCGGCTCTGACGGTGCCCACGAGCACGGGCGGCGGCATCTCGCGGCCCCGCCCCTTGGCGTCGAGCAGCGCGGTGACCGCCGACGGCGTGAAGGCGTCGGCGCCGATGCCGTAGACGGTGTCGGTCGGCAGCACCACGAGGTCGCCACGGCGCACGGACGACGCGG
This genomic interval from Nonomuraea helvata contains the following:
- a CDS encoding L-threonylcarbamoyladenylate synthase; amino-acid sequence: MSRRFDCSDLEQRTVGLMEAASSVRRGDLVVLPTDTVYGIGADAFTPSAVTALLDAKGRGREMPPPVLVGTVRAATALIDDLGPYGQDLIDAFWPGPLTLICKANRALSWDLGETKGTVAVRMPLHPVALDLLKETGPMAVSSANRSGAPAATTADEAEEQLGDSVDVYLDGGKTTDNTPSTILDLTTAVPRLLRRGAIPVEKLRGIIGYVATED